ATGAATCGCGTCATTATGGACGGCTATACTTTTTCCGGATGGTTTCCTCCCTACATGACCGCCCGGTACTCGGGCCAGTATCAGGACTCTTCCGAACAAGCCGGCGTGGGTCACGGGGTCGGCATGGCGATCGGAACCGCCTTCGCGGATCCGGAGACCCGAAAGCGGCCCGTTATCGTCCTCATGGGCGATTCCGGAATGGGCCTGGGGGGCATGGACATTGAAGTGGCCATCCGATATAGACTGCCCATCGTCTTTATCGTAGGCAACAACAACGGCTGGCTCACCGGCATGAAAGCCATCACCTACGGCAAGGATTGGGGCGCGCTGGGGCCGCAGGACCGGGAGCACGGCTCGGAAAATATTTCCAATATCGCCTACGACAAGATGTTCGAGGTGATCGGATGCCACGCCGAAGGCGTCACGGACCCGGCCGGGATCCGGCCCGCCCTGGAGCGGGCCTGCCGTGCTGCGGAAAAAGGGCAAACAGCCGTAGTCAATGTGTACGTGGACCCCACCGTGACCAATCGTGAGGTGTACAGCGGCATGTACGCGGCGGCTTGGCTTCACATACCCTGGGATAAGCTTCCCAAACGAGGCAAAGCCATCCGCAGAAACACCATGCCCATGTTCCCGTGGGATCAGGTAGGGGTCCCCCCAATGCCGATGCCGGATTATTGGGAGCCCATTCCGGAAGACGAACAAATCCCCTGAGCGTAGGAATCCGATCCGAGCAAACATCGTGCTTGTTCACAGGGTCAAAACCAGCCTCTGGCTGCCGGGGGAACAATGTTCCCCCGGACCCTTGTGCCGGCTCCGTCCCCCCAGTGGGGGACGGAGCCGAAGTAGCGGGAGGAGAGATCTCGATGAAACGACTGGAAGGGAAAGTGAGTATCGTAACGGGCGCCGCAAGAGGGATAGGCAAAGCCATCGCGGAACTGTTTGCCGGGGAAGGCTCCAGTGTTGTCCTGTCGGATATCGATGCATCGGGTGACCAGGTCGCCCAAGATATTCGGGGAAGAGGAGGCAACACGCTCTTCGTCCGGGCGGACGTGTCCAAAGTCGACGAGGTGAAGCACCTAATCAACAAAACAGTGGAAACCTACGGCAGGATAGACGTGTTGGTGAACAATGCCGGAATCAGCGGCGGATTGGCCAATGGCCTGCAAATCGAGGAGAACGACTGGCAGAAGATCCTGGATATCAACTTGACCGGTCCCCATCTGTGCACGAAATACGCAGGTCTCGAAATGGTCAAGAACAACAGCGGATCCATCATCAATATGTCCTCCATTCTCGGTATCGTCGGATGCCCGATTTCCACTCCCTACTCGGCAACCAAAGGAGGCGTACGAACGTACACCAAGGCCATGGCGGTTGTTCTGGCTCCTCAGGGCGTTCGCGTGAATTCCATCCATCCCGGCTATATAGACACCGACTTGGTCGCCAAGATTCTTGCGGACATTGGAGACCCAGGCGCCCGGGCAGGCGCGGAAGCCCTCCACCCACTCGGAAGGTTCGGCAGACCGGAGGAAGTCGCCTATGCCGCGCTGTTCCTTGCTTCAGACGAATCCTCATTTGTAACCGGAAGTGAACTCGTTGTTGACGGGGGATTTACAGCCCAATAAGGTGTTGGGGGACGTCCGCGATATATGGACATTTGTCGGTTTTCGTGTCGAACGGAATCCCCCCCGCCTCGAGCGCAGGGTCAAAACCGGCCCCCCTTGCGCCGGCTCCGCGCGCGGTTAGTAACCCGTTTGCAGAGAACCCTTGACCCCGGTTTCTACGCGGAAGCGCGCAACCCTCTCAAGAGGTTTTGGAAAGGATCCGGGGAAACCTTTTCCAAAAGATTTCCTTACATACCCCGTGAATGAATACGACAAATCATCTCGGGCAGAGCTTGGAAGGAAAAGCGTTGAACGATTCGTTTTTAAACATGCCTTCCAATTGTAATGGCGCAAGACTTCATGAAGTTTCCGGGGTAAGGAAGAACACAATGCCTCCCGGCGCAGGAGGCTGCGTCTTACCTGTATCGCGCCACCATCATAAAAATCGCACCTTAGGAGGTAGAGTCGGATGTTCACTAAAACGTATGTTCCTTACAGAGGCTATTTTTGCACTCCTTTTTGCCGCTGGCAGGGAAGTTTCCAAACAGAGAACGCCATTGAGTTGGGAGCCATGGTCACCAAGAAGGGCCTGGCCGAGCGAAGCATCGATCCGAAACAGTTCGACGGTCTGTTTCTTGGCTACACGATACCCCAGATATCCTGCTTCTTCGGAGGACCCTGGATGGCGGGAATGATCGGCGCCGAAACCATCAGCGGTCCCATTCTGAGCCAGGCCTGCGCCACGTCGGCAACGTTGGTCGGCCAGGCGACCATGGCTCTCGAGGCAGACATGTATGGAAGCATCGTGGGCATTGCCACGGATCGGACTTCCAACGGACCCCATCTCGTATATCCGAACCCCAACGGACCGGGCGGCATGCCCATAAAAGAAGACTGGGTTATGGATAATTTCAATAACGACCCATGGGCCAAGAACTCCATGATCCAGACCGCGGAGAATGTGGCAAAAGAAAAGGGGATTACCCGCGAGGACTGCGACGTCCTGGTACTCAAACGGTACCTTCAGTACCTGGATGCGCTCAAAGACGATCGGGCTTTCCAGAAACGGTATATGATGCCGGTGGAAATCCGGAAAGGGAAACAAACCGTCATCGTGGATCAGGACGAAGGGATTATCGAGTCGACCGAAGAAGGGCTTGCCCGGCTGAAACCGTTTTTGCCGGGAGGCGCCCACACTTTTGCAGCACAAACGCATCCGGCGGATGGAAATGCGACCATTATCCTTGCCCACAGGGACAAGGCCAAGAGCATGAGCGCGGATCCGGCCATTGAAATTCAAGTGCTTTCGTATGGATACGCACGCGCCGCCAAAGGCTATCTGGCTAAAGCCGTTCCACCGGCGGCCCGGATGGCCTTGGAAAAGGCGGGCATCAAGGTGTCGGAGCTTGCGGCCGTAAAGACGCATAACCCGTTCGCCGGCAACGACGTTCACATGATACGTGAGATGAATATGGATCCTGAAATCGTGAACAATTACGGTTCTTCGTTGATATACGGCCATCCGCAGGCGCCCACCGGCCTGCGTCTGATCATCGAACTGATCGAAGAGCTCGTCCTCCTCGGAGGCGGCTATGGGCTCTTTGTCGGATGTTCGGCTGGAGACACCGCGGCGAGCGTCACGGTAAAGGTAGGTTAGCGCTTCATGTGAGGCGGGGCGAACTTGAGTTCCGCACAAACGACCAGGGCGGGCATCGCTTGCCCTGATGACCATTCAAAGGAGGAATGCAGATGTCCGGTTTGGTATTCTGTGAAAAGCATGGCGGCGTGACTCACATTGTTTTGAACTCCC
The genomic region above belongs to Deltaproteobacteria bacterium and contains:
- a CDS encoding glucose 1-dehydrogenase; this encodes MKRLEGKVSIVTGAARGIGKAIAELFAGEGSSVVLSDIDASGDQVAQDIRGRGGNTLFVRADVSKVDEVKHLINKTVETYGRIDVLVNNAGISGGLANGLQIEENDWQKILDINLTGPHLCTKYAGLEMVKNNSGSIINMSSILGIVGCPISTPYSATKGGVRTYTKAMAVVLAPQGVRVNSIHPGYIDTDLVAKILADIGDPGARAGAEALHPLGRFGRPEEVAYAALFLASDESSFVTGSELVVDGGFTAQ
- a CDS encoding thiolase family protein, which codes for MFTKTYVPYRGYFCTPFCRWQGSFQTENAIELGAMVTKKGLAERSIDPKQFDGLFLGYTIPQISCFFGGPWMAGMIGAETISGPILSQACATSATLVGQATMALEADMYGSIVGIATDRTSNGPHLVYPNPNGPGGMPIKEDWVMDNFNNDPWAKNSMIQTAENVAKEKGITREDCDVLVLKRYLQYLDALKDDRAFQKRYMMPVEIRKGKQTVIVDQDEGIIESTEEGLARLKPFLPGGAHTFAAQTHPADGNATIILAHRDKAKSMSADPAIEIQVLSYGYARAAKGYLAKAVPPAARMALEKAGIKVSELAAVKTHNPFAGNDVHMIREMNMDPEIVNNYGSSLIYGHPQAPTGLRLIIELIEELVLLGGGYGLFVGCSAGDTAASVTVKVG